The following is a genomic window from Crossiella equi.
TCGGCGACCCGCCACAGCCGCAGCACACCGTTGCCGCCCGCGGTGGCCAGCACCGCGCTGTCCGGCCGGAACGCCAGGCTGTACACGGCGTTCTGGCCCGTCTCGACCGTCCGCAGGGGTCTGCTGAGGTTGTCCAGGTCCCACACGTCGACCACCCCGGAGTCGCCGCCGGTGGCCAGCAGCCGCCCGTCCGGGCTGAACGCCACCCCGGCGGAGGCGCGGTCGGGGCCCACCGCCCACTCCCGCCACAGCTTCGGGTGCTCGCGGTCGCCGAGGTCCCAGACGCGCACCACACCGTCGCTGTGTGCGGTGGCCACCCGGCGGCCGTCCGGGTGGAAGGCCAGCTCGTAGGTGTCCACGTCCAGGCCGGTGGCCAGGTCCGACAGCCGCCGGGAGCGGGCGGGGTCGCGCACGTCCCAGCGCAGCAGGCGGCCGTCGTGGCCGACCGCGACCAGCTGCGTGCTGTCCGGGCTGAACCGCGCCGAGTTCAGTCGCGCGCCGCCGCCATCGGTGAGCGGCCCGCCGAGCGGGGACAGCTTGAGCCGGTCCCGCACCTCCCACAGCCGCACGCCGCCCTCCTCGCCGACGCTGGCCAGCAGCGTGCCGCCCTGGCCGTAGGCGACCTGGTGCACGCGCCGCTGGTGCGCGACGGTGCTGGTGGCCAGCGGCCGGGTGCGGGTGCTGACCAGGCGGCTGCGCACCGCCTCGTCCTCGGGGCGCATGCGGTGCGCGGCCACCAGCAGCTGAGCGGACAGCGTCGGGTCGGCCTCGGCCAGCCGGTCGGCCTCGGAGACGACCTGCCGGAAGGTGGCCTCGTCCCGCTGGTCGGCTGCGATGCCCCACTGCACGCTGGCCACCACCGCGGCCAGGCTCGCGATCAGGGCGAAGACCACCACGGCCACCGACAGCTGCCGCTGCCTGCGCTGCCGCCGTCTGCCGTGCTCGCGTTCCCGCTCGCGCTCGGACCGGGAGGCGGCCAGGAACTCCCGTTCCCGCACGGTCATCGACGCCCCGTCCCCGGCCGCCCAGTCCAGGGCGCGGTCCAGCCGGGTGCCCCGGTACAGGGCGGCCGGGTCGCGGTGCAGGGACTCCCAGGTCGCGGCGGCCTCGGTGAGCTGGCGGTGGGTGCGCAGACCCTCGCGGTCGGCGGAGAGCCAGTCGTGCAGCCGGGGCCAGGCGTGCAGCAGCACCTCGTGGCTGATCTCCAGGGTGTCCCGGTCGGCGGTGACCAGCCGCGCGGCGGTCAGGGCCTCGACGACGTGCGCGGCGGCCGGGGAGCTGTCCAGCTCGCCCCGGCCGACCCGGCGCCGGGTGTCCTCGGTGCCCTCGCCCAGCGTGGTCAGGCGCAGGAACAGGTCGCGGGCGATGCCCTGCCCGGCCTCGTCCAGCCCGGCGTAGACGGTCTCGGCGGTGCGCGCGATGGCGTGCGCGATGCCCCCGGCCTCCTGGTACCCGCGCAGCGTGAGGGTGTTGCCCCGCCGCCGGAACCAGGTCTCCAGCAGCGCGTGCGAGACCAGCGGCAACGCCCCCGGACGGCCCGCCGCCTCGGCCATCAGCACCGCCAGCAGCGCACTCTCCAGGCGCTGCCCGGCGGCCAGCGCGGGCCGGGTGACGGCCTCGCGCAGCTCGTCGGCGGTCATCGGGCCGAGCAGCACCTGCGCGTCGCGCAGGGCCGTGGCCAGCTCGGCGTGGGCGGCGCAGTGGGTGAGGAAGTCGGTCCGCACCCCGAGCACCACGCGCACCCGGCTGGTCTCGGCCCGCACCGCGTGCAGCAGCAGCGCGAGGAAGGCCTCCCGCTCGGCCGGGTCCGTGCAGAGGGTGAACACCTCCTCGAACTGGTCGACCACCACGTGCAGCTCGGTCCCGGTGTCGGCGTGCAACTGCCGGGCCACCAGGTGCAGCCCGTCGGGGCTGGCCAGCTCGGCGCGCAGCACGGGTGCGGACCGCCCGGTGAGCGCGGCCAGCCGCACCGCGCACTCCTCCACCGGCCGCCGACCCGGCGTGAGCAGCAGGACGGGCCCGGGCAGCCGTGGGCTGAGCCCCGCGCGCAGCACCGAGGACTTGCCGACCCCGGAGGCGCCGAAAAGGGCGACGAAACGCTGTGCGGAAATTCGCCGTACGAGCGTTCCGACGAACTCCGACCGCCCGAAGAACCGTTCCGCGTCCTCGGCCTGAAACGCGGCCAGCCCCACATAAGGCGCCTTACCAGACTGTTCGCCGTTCTCCTCGTCCAGTTCGCCCGAGGGGTTCAGCTGCCTGCACACCGCCCGCCACCGGGCCTCCCACTCGGTCACGTCCCCGCCGCAGGCCCGGGCGTAGGCGAGGGCGGCGGCCAGGCTCGGCAGGCGTTTGCCCCCGGCGGCGTCGGCGAGCGTGGTCGGCGAGTAGTGGCTGCGCCGGGCTAGCTCCCGGTAGGTCGGGCTCCCGGCCCGGACCCGGAGTTCCCGCAGCTCACGGGCGAAGCCGGTGAGCGGGTCGGCGGAGTCGGGCAGCGGTTGCTCGGCACGCGGCATGGTCCCCCCAGACGATCCCCTCGTTGTCCGGAGCCTGTTGTACGACCCAGCACCGTGACACCGGACAACCCTGTGGGCGATTAGACAGGACGTCGACGACCCGCACAGCCGAACGCGGGAAGTCGAACCGGGAAAAGGAATGGGCACGCGGGAACCGGCAGGATTGCCCGGGCCCAGTTCCTCCGGTGACCGCCGGTGCGAAAGGGCCGACCCGGGCAGCGCGTGTCAGGTCGGAGGAACGGAGACCGGCGGTGAGGGGGCAGCGGGGCTGGGGCCCGCGACGCTGCCGAGTTGGGCGGGACCGGACGGCTTCCTCTGGGGGGGGGGGAAGCCGCACCGGTGCCTGGTTCGAGGGGGCCGGGTGGTGGGCACGGGGCGAGGGTGTGCGTGCCCACCTCTCGGCAGCACCGGTCTACCGGGCCACCCGGCGGGCTGGCCGGACCACGGCTTCAGCCATACCTGAACCCGCGCCGCGATCTCCCGGCGTGCTGTTAGCGTCCCCGCCGTCCGGGTATGGCGGACGCGAGCAGGTCAGGAGTGAAGAATGTCTTTGCGCACCAAGGTTTCAGCTGTCGTGATCGGCGCGGCTGCCGTCGCCGGGATGATCGTCACCGCCCCCGGGGCATTCGCCCAGGGCTGTGTGCGGGAGCCCGCTGGCAAGCTGGTCTGCACGGAGTACCCCAGCAGCGGTGGAGTCCTCCGCCTCTACGTGTACACCAACAACACCGTGCAGGGCGAGGACACCGCGGGCCGGAACGTCCACCTCGACAAGGCGGTCCCGGGTGGCTGGGAAGGCCCGCTCGGCGGGGGCGCCGGCTGGACCTCCATCCTGGGCCGTCAGGGCACGTCCTGGCGCGCCTGCGTGAACGTGGGCGGCGGCGCCTACCACTGCACCGTCTTCGCCTGATTGTCAGGACCCCAGCGCCCGCCTGAGCTCGGTCTCGTGCGCGGCGGTCCACTCCCGGGCCGCCGCGATGCGCTCCGGAACCCCGAATTCCCGGAGCCGCACGAGCGAGGCCTCCCCCGCCCCGGCCCCGGCCAGGATCCCGTGCCGGGCGCGGTCCTGCCACCACAGCACGGCGGGCACCAGCGCGGCCGGGTCGGCGAAGCCGTACTCCGCGCACACCGCGGCCATCAGCGGCGCGGCCACCGCGACCTCGGTGGTGTCCTGGCCCAGGTCGAGGAACTGCCAGCACAGGTGGGCCAGGTCGTGCACGCGCTCGCCCGGGGCGGCCAGGTCCCAGTCGAGGAAGGCCACCGGGCGGCCGTCGCGGTAGACGGTGTTGCGCGGGGAGAGGTCGTTGTGGCACCACACCCGGCCCAGCCGGGCCTCGGTGTGGTCGTGCAGCTCGCGCAACAGCCGGGCCACCCCGCGCAGGCCCGGCTCGTGCCGCACGCGGCGCTGGTCGGTCAGCTGCCAGGCGGCCTCGCCGGGCAGGAACTCCAGGATCTCCCAGCCGTCCTCGGCCACGCCCAGGTGGCGGGGTGCGCCCGGCCAGTCGGCGAGGCCGTGCAGCAGCTCACGGACCTGCGCCGAGCGCGGGTGGGGCGGGCGGCGCACGGTGTCGCCGACCCGCAGCACCCGGGTGCGGAAGCCGCCGGGCAGCTCGGTCACCCGGTGTCCCGGCCTGTGGTGATGTGCGGCAACACGGACTCCTCCGAGGACAAGATCAGCGAGGCCCCGCCTCACATGAGGTTGGGCATGATCCCCTCGTTGGAGCCCTGCACGCCCGCGGAGACGATCTCGTGCGCGACGGTCTCCCGCGCCCAGACCTCCTCGGCGATGCGGGCGGCGGACTTGCTGCGGCCCGCGACCGACTTGACCATGCCACCGGCGGAGAGCAGCGCGATGAAGACCTCATCGCGCCCGGCGCCGTCCGGCTCGTCGAACAGCAGCGGGCGCAGGCGGGCCTTGACCTCGTCGCGGCGCGCGGTGTCGGCGAGCAGCCAGGTGGTGCTGGTGAAGATCAGGCGCTTGCGCTCGGTGCGCTTCTCCACCGCGCCCTGCTCGGCCAGGCGGGACAGCACGCGGTCCTTCTGTCCAGGGGCGAGGGCGGCGATCGCGTCCTTGATCACCGAGCCCTTGGCCTGCTCCAGCGTGGCCAGCGCCTCGTCCAGGGCGGCGCTGCCGGTGGGGCTGTCGTCCTCGACGAACACCCGGTTGTCCTCGTCGAAGAGCTCCAGCCGGTCCAGGTGGGCGAGCTCGACCATGAGGGTCACGGCGAACAGGCCGTCCAGGTTGCGGCGCGTGGCCCACTGGCCCTGCTCGTCCAGGAGCAGCAGCGCGAGGTCGTCGGCGAGGGCGGTCACGGTGTCGTTCACGGGCCCGATCCTCTCAGGTCGGCTCCGGCGCCACCCGGACTGGTGCGCCGCAGCAGGTCCAGGGCGGTGTCCAGCGCGGCTTCCAGGTGGTCGGGGCGGCCGGTGGACAGCAGCACGGACACCCCGCCCTGCACGGCCGCGAGCAGGGCGGCGGCGGTGCGGTCGGTGTCCAGGGCCGGGTCGATCTCGCCCAGGGCCTGCATGCGGGCCACCCCGGCGCGCAGCGAGGCCTGCCAGCGGGACAGCAGCGTGGCGGTGACCTCGCGCGCGGCCGGGGTGCCCCGCCCGACCTCGGCCAGCAGCACGCCCATCGCGCAGTGCACGCCCTGCGCGGTGTACCGGGCCACCACGGTGTCCCGCCAGTCCCGCCAGTCCTGCCACGAGCCGAGCCCGGACAGGTACGGCTCCTGGTCCAGCAGCACCTGGTCGGCCTCGTACCGGGCCACCGCGAGCAGCAGCTCCTCCTTGCCGCCGGGGAAGTAGTGGAAGATCTGCCCCTTGCTGGTGGCGGTGCGCGCCCGCACGTCGTCCAGGGTGGTCTCGGCCGCGCCCAGCTCGCGGATCACCGCCGCCGCGCCCTCGACGATGCGCTGCCGCGTGGCCGCGCCCTTGGCACTCAACCCGGTCACCGGGACCCCCTCATTTTCTGGACTTGCCGGTCCACTTTACGCGGAGCACTGTGGCGGCCATGCGAACCGTGTTGATCGAAGAACTGGGCGGCCCGGAACAGCTCAAGCTGGTGAACCGCCCCACCCCGGTGCCCGGTCCGGGCGAGGTCCTGGTGGACGTCGCGGCGGCGGGTGTGAACTTCATGGACACCGGCACCCGCCGGCTGGGCCCGCCCGACGGCAGGCTGCCGGTGGCCCCCGGCGTGGAGGGCGCGGGCCGGGTGCGCGCGCTGGGCCCGGACGTCACCGGCGTGGCGGTCGGCGACCGGGTGGCCTGGGTCTACGCCTACGGCTCCTACGCCGACCAGCTCGTCCTGCCCGCGGCCTCGGTGGTCCCGGTGCCGGAGGACGTCCCGGACGAGGTCGCGGCGGGCCTGATGATGCAGGGCATCACCGCGCACCACTTCGCCACCGAGGCGGCCCCGGTGACGGCGGGCCAGACCGTGCTGGTGCACGCGGCGGCGGGCGGGGTCGGCCAGAAGCTGGTGCAGCTGGCCAAGCTCGCGGGCGCGACGGTGATCGGCCTGGTGTCCAACGAGGCCAAGGTGGCCCCGGTGCGCGAGCTGGGCGCGGACCACGTGCTGGTCTCCACCGGCGAGGCGTTCACCGAGCGCGTGCTGGCACTGACCGGCGGCGAGGGCGTGCACACCGTCTTCGACGGCGGCGGCGCGACCACGTTCCGGGCGTCCCTGTCGGTCCTGCGGCGCAACGGCACGCTGGTGTACTTCGGGCCGCTGATCGGCGAGGTGCCGACGGTGAACCTGTGGGACCTGCCGCGCAGCATCAAGCTCGTCTACGCGGTCTTCCAGGACCACATCCCCACCCCCGAGGCGCTGCGCGCGGTGTCGGCGGAACTGTTCGGCCTGGTGCGGGCGGGCAAGCTGCGGGTGGACATCGGCGGCCGGTACCCGCTGGCCGAGGCCGAGCGGGCGCACCGGGACATCGAGTCGCGGCGGACCACGGGCAAGCTGCTGCTCATCCCCTGACCGCTCAGCGGTGCGCGCGCTGCCAGAGCGCGGGCCACCCGCCCCGGCCCAGCAACGCGGCCGGGACGAGCAGCCCGCGCCCGGCGAGCTCCGCCACGGGCGCGCCGAGCTCGGCCGCCGCGGGCAGGGCCTGCTGCCACGGGCCCTCCCGGTCGTACAGGTCGCTGGCGGGGAACCCCGGTACCGCCGACTCCCCAGCCGCGACCACCCGCACCGCACCGTCCACTGTGGAGCAGGTGGCCAGGATCGCCAGCGCGCACAGCATCTCGGGCGTGGGCCTGCGCGCCACCGACCGGCCCAGCACCGGGTCACCGACCAGCTCCCCCAGCGCCGCCCGCACCGTGCGTGCCACCACGTCCAAGGCGCGGGCGGGTACGAGCTCGGGGCGGCGCACCAGGGCGCGCAATGACCGGGGCAGCGGAACATCCTCGGCGAGCGGGGCCAGTGGCCCGGGACCGTCGAGCCCGCACACGGCCGTGGCCAGGGGCTGGACGCGGGAGGCCCGCCACAGCGTGGCCGCACCGAGCCCGGCGTCCAGGGCGGTGCGCAGCAGCTCGACGTGCTCGGCCACGCCGAGCCGCTTGAGCGCGATCACCGCCGCCTCCGGCTCGAAGTCGGCGTGCGGACCGAGGTGCCGCGCCAGCGCGACGTAGGTGCGCCGGGCCGAGGCCACCCGCGCCGACGCCAGCTCCCGCTCCACCCCGGCGACCAGGGCCCCGGTGAGCCGGACGGGCAGTCGGCTCGCCCCGGCCCGGCCCCCATCCCGAGCACGCACCGGCGGCACGGCCGGCAGGGGTTCGGGCACGGTCACCGGGAGCTTGGCCACCCAGCGCTTGAGGCGGGCCAGCAGCTCCGGGTCGGCGTCGTCGTTGAACCGCCCGCGCACCTCGTAGACGTACCAGCCCCCGGTGTGCCGCCGGAGGTCGAGGTTGGCCACGATCCGACCGTCCGCCGGGTCCCGCAACGCCATCAGCACGCACTGCCCGCGCTGGGCCTGCGCGTGGTACCAGGACTCCCCGAGGCAGTTGCCCATGTACCCGGACCAAGCGGCCAGCTGCCGGGGCTCACGGCCGATCTCCGCGACCAGCCCCGTGCCCGGGATGACCTGCTTGTCCACAGTGGACAACTGGTCGGGGACGGGGAAGAAGCCGGTGCTGGCCTCGGCGACCGCGATGGCCGCGTCGACCCCCGCCACCAGCTCGGACCAGCTCCTGCAACGCGGCGGCGGGGCCGCACCGAAGGCGACCAGCTGGGCGAGCTCGGCGACCGCCAGCGGTACCGAGTCCGGCCGCCGGTCCTCCGGCGGCGTGCGGTAGTCCAGGGTGGGAACCGCCCGCCCCAGCCGAGCGGTGGCGCGGTCGAGGCCGTGGAAGGGCGCCAGCGCGTCGGCGAGGTCGGCCAGCCACAGCAGGTCGTGCGGCTGTTCCACCGCGACCGGGTCGGCCTCGGGCTCGGCGGCCAGCCGCAGGTCCAGCGTGGCCACCGGGCCGTCGGGGTGCGCGTCGGCCAGCGGCCGCTGTTCCCAGTCGCCCGGCGCCCGGGTGAAGCCCGCCACGGCCCGCCACTGGCGCAGCCGTCCGGCCTGCCAGGGCTGGCAGTCGTCCCAGCACTCGTGCAGGGGCCGCCCGTCCAGCACGGCCAGCCGCTCGACCACCGCGTCGAGGACGACCACGCCGTAGTTGCGGGCCATGGCCAGCCGGGTGCGCACCGCGGTCTCGGTCTTCCCGGTGATCCTCCGGTCCGCACCGACCGACTGGAGGATCTGGTGCAGGTAGACCCCCGGGCGCGCCGGATGGCTGTACCCGTTCTCCGGGCGGCGGGCGGCGGCGTTCCGCGCGTTCCGGGAGAGGCAGCCGTCCGCCGCCTCCAGCTCGGCGCGGTGCCTCCGCACGGCGAACGGGACGCCGTGCTCGTGCACACTCCTGGCCAGGCGCAGCAGGGCGGTGGCCGCGATCGCGTCGTGCAGCAGGCGGCGCAGCTCGGCGGCGGCCCACTGCCGGGGCGGCTGCCAGCGTGCGGCCTCGGCCAGCGACGGGATCCCGGCGAAGCTCTGGTGCAGCTCGCGCAGGACCGCCTCGTCGTAGTGGTCACCGTGGCGTTCGCGCAGCCTGTCGATCCGGTCGGCGCCGGTCTGCCTGGCGGCCAGCCCGGCCAGGTCCTCCCGGTGCGCCAGCCGCTCACACAGCTCCTGCCACAGGCTGAGCACCAGCGTGAGGCGCCGGGGCCGGGGGTAACCACCCAGGACCCGGGACAGGTGCTCGGCCACGGTCGAGGTGGCGCCCCGCCCGAACGGGTCAGTCCCGGCCGGGGCGCGCAGGGCGAGCAGCTGCTCGACCTGCTCCGGACCGAGCAGGTCCGAGGCGGCCGACGCCAGGCCCAGTGCCGCCCACTGCCGCTCGCCGACCGCGGTGTGCGCGGCCGCGCCGACCCGCTTGGTGGCCGAGGTGCCGAACAACGCCACCAGCACGGCGTTCCGGTCGCCCAGCCGGTGCGCGCCATCGGCGCCCAGCAACCGCAGGCCGGCGAGCACGGCGTCCCGCCGGTCCCCGGGAGCCCCGGCCAGGCAGGCCGAGGTGAAGCCGCCGCCCAGGTCGATGCCCGCCGCGGCGGCCTCGGTCAGCGGGAGGAGCTCCCGGACCGCCGCCCGGACCGCCACCGGGGTGGCGTCAGCCGGGCCGACGACCACCGGCGCACCGGGTGGGTGTGCCCCGGACCGGTCCTCAACGGGGGCGGCGGTGGGCAGCCAGCACCGGGTCCCGGGTGCGGTGGTCAAACCGAAGGCGAGCTGTACTGACATCGCCGTCCATTATTCGCACCAGCGCCAGCGAAATTCAGCCCTCGGTCACGTGCCGCCGGGACTGCACGACCGCGAAGCGCCCCGTCACGTACGCGGGATCGGTCAGCGCGGCGGTGGCGGCCGGGTTGGCCCCGGTGCCGTGGAAGTCGCTGAAGGCCGCCGCCTGGTTGACGAAGATGCCCTGGGTGAGGTTCTCCGACAGGTGCACGCCCGCCTCCAGGGCCGCCTCCCGGGTGTCCTCGACGACCGCGTCGCTGGTGGAGTAGACCGCGGCGGTCAAGGCGCCCTTGGCCCGTACCGTGCGGCGCAGCAGGTCCAGGGAGTGCGCCGTGGAGTCGGTGGTGACCACGAAGGAGACCGGGCCGAACCACTCGCGGGTGTAGACCTGTTCGGCCGCGGCGTCCAGGCGCACCACCAGCGGCAGCGTGGCGTGGGCCAGCGGGCCCAGGCGTTCGGCCTCGCGCACGCGCTCGCGCACGCCGTCGTTGACCAGGGCGCCCAGCACGTTGGCCGCCCGCACCGGGTCGGCCAGCAGGGTGTCCATCGCCGCGCCCAGGTCGGCGGCGAACTGCTCCGGGCTGCGCTGGCCGACCTCCGTGGTGATCCCGTTGCGGGGCACCAGGATGTTCTGCGGGGTGGTGCACATCTGTCCACTGTAGAGGGACAGCGAGTGGGCCAGGTTGCGCAGCAGGCCCGGGTAGTCGTCGGTGGAGTCCACCACGACCGTGTTCAGGCCCGACTTCTCCGTGTACACCACGGCCTGGCGGGCGTTGGCCTCCAGCCAGTTCCCGAACTCGGTGGAGCCGGTGAAGTCCACGATGCGCACGTCCGGGTGGGTGGCCAGCTCGGCCGCGATCGGCTCGTCCGGGGCCTCCACGGCCAGCGTCACCAGGTTCGGGTCGAACCCGGCCTCGGCCAGCACCTCACGGGCCACCGCCACGGTCAGCGCCAGCGGCAGCACCGCCAGCGGGTGCGGCTTCACGATCACCGGGTTGCCGGTGACCAGGCTGGCGAACAGGCCCGGGTAGCCGTTCCAGGTGGGGAAGGTGTTGCAGGCCACCACGAGCGCGATGCCACGCGGTACCACGGTGTAGGTCTTGTCCAGGACCAGCGCGCCGCCCTTGGCCGGCTTGTGCCAGCGCGCGCTGCGCGGCTGCCGGGTCTGCTCGGCGTAGGCGTAGGCGATGGCCTCCAGGCCGCGTTCCTGGGCGTGCGGGCCGCCGGACTGGAAGGCCATCACGAACGACTGGCCGGTGGTGTGCTGGGTGGCGTGGGCGATCTCGAAGCTGCGCGCGTTCAGGCGCGACAGCACCTCGATCGCCACCCCGGCCCGGATGGACGGGCCCGCGTCGCGCCACTCGCGCCTGCCCGCCTTGGCCGCCTCGACCAGCGCCGCCGGGTCGCAGCGCGGGTAGCGCACGCCCAGGGCCAGGCCGTGCGGGGACTTCTCGGTGGCCACGTACTCCAGGAAACCGGGCTGGTCCAGGGGGAAGTCCTGGCCCAGCACGGCCTGGAAGGCGGCCTCGCCCTCGGTGGCCGCCTGCTCGCCGTAGTTCGCGCGGCTGGGGACTTCCGGGAACGGCGAGTAGTACTCGCGGGTGTCGATGGCCTCGACCGCCCGGTCCAGCAGCTCGGCGTGCCGGGCGTGGAAGTCCTGCGCGGACAAACCCTCTCCTCGCGTCAGTGGCGAACGGTGGCTGAGCAGGCGGATGATCACAGTCGGGCCAGCAGTCCCATCGGGTTCTCGACGGCGTCCGCGACGAAGCGCAGGAAGCCGCCCGCCACGCCGCCGTCGCAGACGCGGTGGTCGAAGGTGAACGACAGCTGCGTGACCTTGCGGACGGCCAGCTGCCCGTCCACCGCCCACGGGCGGTCGATGATGCGGCCGACACCGAGCATCGCGGCCTCCGGGTGGTTGATGATCGGCGTGGAGCCGTCCACGCCGAACACACCGTAGTTGTTCAGGGTGAACGTGCCGCCGGTCAGGTCCGCCGGTTCGAGGGTGCCCGCGCGGGCCCGCTCGGTCAGCGCGGCCATCGCGGCGGCCAGCTCGGCCGTGCTCATCTTGTCCGCGCCGCGCACCACCGGGACCACCAGGCCGCGGTCGGTCTGGGCGGCGAAGCCCAGGTTGACGTGCGGCCAGCGCAGGATCTCCCGCGCCTGGGTGTCCACCGAGGCGTTCAGCTCGGGGAAGCGCTTGAGCCCGGCCACGCAGATCCGGCCGAGCAGCGCCAGCAGGCTGATCTTCTGCTCCGGGCAGGCCGCCTGGACCTGGGCCTTGGCCGTCATCAGGCCGGTGGCGTCGGCGTCGACCCAGGTGGTGGCGTCCGGGATCTCGGCGCGGCTGCGGCTGAGCTTGTCCGCCACCGCCCGCCGGATCCCGCGCAGCGGCACGCGTTCCGGGCCACCGGCCTCGGGCATCGGCACCGCGACGGCCTCGCTGGCCGCGATCGCGGCCTCCACGTCCTTGCGCAGCACGATCCCGGCCGGTCCGCTCGGGACCAGCGTGGCCAGGTCGATGCCGTGTTGTTTGGCCAGCCCGCGCACCAGGGGGTTGATCACCCTGGGCGCGAGCTGCGTCTGGGGGGCGGGCACCGCGGCCACCAGCGCGGGCTGGGGCGCGGCCTTGCGGCGACGGCGGCGCGAACCGCCGTCGTCCTTGGTGCCGTAGCCGATGAGCACGTTGCCCGAGCCGCTCTTCTCCTCGGGCGCCTTGGTGCCCGCGCGCTCCTCGGTGCGGTAGGTCTCGTGCACGCCGCCGCCGGAGACGGTGATCAGCGGCTTGCCCACGGCCAGCGTGGCGCCGGGCTGGCCGTGCAGGGCCACCACGGTGCCCGCGAACGGGATCGGCACCTCGACCGCGGCCTTGGCGGTCTCCACCTCGACCACGATCTGGTCCACGGTGACCTCGTCACCCACCGCGACGTGCCAGGTCAGCACGTCCGCCTCGGTCAGGCCCTCGCCGAGGTCGGGCAGGTTGAAGACCTGCTCGCTCATGCCACCACCTCGGTGACGTAGCGCAGGTCCGGCTTGTCGTCGCGCTGCAGCCGGTCCAGCGTGTCCAGCACCCGGTCCACGCCCGGCAGGTGGGCGTGCTCGAGCATGGGCGGCGGGTAGGGGATGTCGAAGCCGCTGACGCGCAGCACCGGGGCCTGCAACGAGTGGAAGCAGCGCTCCTGCACGCGGGCGGCGATCTCCGCGCCGACCCCGGCGAAGCCCTGGGCCTCCTGCACGACCACGCAGCGGCCGGTGCGGCGTACCGAGGCGGCCACGGTCTCGTCGTCGAAGGGCACGAGGCTGCGCAGGTCGACGACCTCCACGTCCCAGCCCTCCTCGGCGGCTGCCTCGGCGGCCTGCAGCGCGACCGGGGTGGAGGGGCCGTAGGAGACGAGCGTGACGTCGGTGCCGCGGCGGCGGACGGCGGCGCGGCCGAACGGCTCGCCCCGGCGCAGCTCCACGTCGGCCTTGGCCCAGTACAGCTTCTTCGGCTCCAGGAAGACGACCGGGTCCGGGT
Proteins encoded in this region:
- a CDS encoding dihydrolipoamide acetyltransferase family protein; the protein is MSEQVFNLPDLGEGLTEADVLTWHVAVGDEVTVDQIVVEVETAKAAVEVPIPFAGTVVALHGQPGATLAVGKPLITVSGGGVHETYRTEERAGTKAPEEKSGSGNVLIGYGTKDDGGSRRRRRKAAPQPALVAAVPAPQTQLAPRVINPLVRGLAKQHGIDLATLVPSGPAGIVLRKDVEAAIAASEAVAVPMPEAGGPERVPLRGIRRAVADKLSRSRAEIPDATTWVDADATGLMTAKAQVQAACPEQKISLLALLGRICVAGLKRFPELNASVDTQAREILRWPHVNLGFAAQTDRGLVVPVVRGADKMSTAELAAAMAALTERARAGTLEPADLTGGTFTLNNYGVFGVDGSTPIINHPEAAMLGVGRIIDRPWAVDGQLAVRKVTQLSFTFDHRVCDGGVAGGFLRFVADAVENPMGLLARL
- a CDS encoding alpha-ketoacid dehydrogenase subunit beta, with protein sequence MPNLSMAQALNQALRDAITEDPNVVVFGEDVGTLGGVFRITDGLTRDLGEDRCFDTPLAEAGIVGLAVGMAMAGMKPVVEMQFDAFAYPAFEQIASHVAKLRNRTKGALSLPMVIRVPYAGGIGGVEHHCDSSEAYYAHTPGLKVVTPATVEDAYALLRAAIDDPDPVVFLEPKKLYWAKADVELRRGEPFGRAAVRRRGTDVTLVSYGPSTPVALQAAEAAAEEGWDVEVVDLRSLVPFDDETVAASVRRTGRCVVVQEAQGFAGVGAEIAARVQERCFHSLQAPVLRVSGFDIPYPPPMLEHAHLPGVDRVLDTLDRLQRDDKPDLRYVTEVVA